One window of Oncorhynchus kisutch isolate 150728-3 linkage group LG25, Okis_V2, whole genome shotgun sequence genomic DNA carries:
- the LOC109870204 gene encoding uncharacterized protein LOC109870204: MTCVEKRQHVSHRSTMLHHRFPNGFTEIFMDETDREVSTLTDRAFRSLCIGDEAAYNDEFSYGYPFSCHKPLVEEPLKRTKDTGKKHQINGTIGTQLWKQQKSMSSLTLLKAFSATEEKCEGMLIKNWDFKDTNGDSWDKSALLSIERELSEFSSDYNNLIAKKSGKDAKFSKTKNCISNFKLRKLHIKNCFLHSEFSPFQSWRDFNHSPFGQEDITSIPHVVDNLPKWYDSPLYKELTEAHRIETLRAEETEQQWQKPVEPPPPPRPPPKVLPKPSAPEKRCASDTSSQGETSTPWRRNRVRVKSAVPVNQPGLLCTPTETPKLVEESNIPYKKKVKSIKVKEVEEPCSLTSTPFSISQLMTPIIPSRQATDTSEILSAVLSPSLLDLTRLDLEHVSPVKSRSTPEVIKRESYKSIASSLLFNLKDNRKRVKSRYSPPKFKTEQADRRTLSPKLLEQRLLKYAQAPSDVTASGFSTPAILASGFSTPAILLDGLPICSPDVSESSNAGLRKYLDSDISDDYLISNLLQTKREAAASRSPGSPFSHPKVNKSPRTKKQMYPTLNLYNSLVEPEMKHFTPSMNKDTLSITTPNKGLSPNMSDNTKDHPITQKDRISLNISEKPVKEMSVLKEKGVGDQPVHTRTNREALPTTQNKVLSPNRTDNAKQPTKDTVEFKEKHHDEQTASTREAITATRDTLITAQNELLPSNRTYNTNRSTKDMIELNVKDSVEEVMRAGMEAIFTTRNKLFSPNRAEAVEALTNKTNIVKTEDPQVKDEKGIVVEDRHLFYSFSVPRPSYRQIEPQATGDIYPMENILANGLIESSEKEKERMVVEKEKEPVKEQGRFKHIFSARQNNYIKSQRYALMENGEEEQEEEDLEPKMEVNNKKDMDKEVQDAERSVHKEMKDSENIISDLHALKELEKARLGGRHSKDGENLKPKPMIDGEAKAKNDLISRELRNIKRGILSMRGNTFAKKEAFANKEKEQARRDVFSKIDNNVVVNKSLINDNYDKAKMALEEIISDRAEKRKNQVFSNKECENNRVPDENPDDSYNVRVQKSTPARQDYIRKATEGKQNEVRGRLGDLKDHHQIQGILSQTETKLGENHRFGATIYTEQNKLATRYIREEQVQGNTINNVSDKQKHNIRSSKYPAEESDRTVAKQLSVETRYDTSRNDEVVTEESQPDAPVIKPKVPPRSKKGSIKKEDSSEKGKECANVMDIIEEGTKNKDFSIRDSKNDNILRKENTHARGKVSSKEALDAKIQADQQTDALETEKTAEQEKRFVQNKHHVGLPGGEYSKYPHEANTCFSPSEEKEKEMKALLNERQTNTLPRKKLKAEKIQHNSEQQEQLCVRRKAPLKPDKDHSKPSNQVNTSTEDESIMKKDSMKKIQATEESDKSVRVCEDIVHVDEVLDQDIRETLVSPLSNGSSINPSQQNQTSMSPKSSYFFVENTLQRNLETDSNIYHSLENLIVKFEEVEEGVKDGPERVRGDLERRTEVGYYSVSDHENEDVEDKPVVRPRRDRETSLKEENGPRAREMDKRGWFQSPMDNTNNQTPTSQSNVSSPVLGKPALFKVKDNILNYHVSPVTKTVKPVLDKTNHDPSQRAPWSPRESLSGSEKSEEEHLDHPKTSIEVQSPDNAVTTPDKHFKPKETASPHSSHSLLSPSKLTPEHNRKGQRAPWSPRESLSGSERGEEDHLEIPELHAATITTDKHLTPRETASHHSPLTPLSPSKLTPENSQRGQQYGSFLTVTQEYNKHSRLSPSSEERTSTMDTADDTPEVYKVPSERSGSVCRANDTQGPGRPPVVPPKSEKALFKAMKLTTRRIQKEEKESQPQKSSTKSCSSRSDKNKRDKSSEQKSSSSDSSEKHRTRGKQHQERTEHSSRSSEKHSRGESEHQGRSREKHRHNESESQARNSEKHHDGVPEHQSHSSEKSRQERTEPSSRGSEEHRHGESTRQECSSDNQRHGGSERQSRNRDKQRCGESECHRSEKHSRDKPEQRFRSSDRAVSEQKSPNGERSMTGRQQRLRAQSMDRHIGNKAEERIRSSETSPRERPEPRSQRIEKSIRDELSQRGRARERSNREKLEHRNHSVDSYASDVIDLTSPHPNLSRQSSYTSQFSRQSSIEHRYASFPMTQRKLLQDPDSGQYFVVDMPVQVKTKTFFDPETGNYVQLPIQPPEGATMEVMNAPMVLYQGSFVPVPVSSIPSQKSTVHPSQLDQEDFEGMRERQRYKHNGEGHHYLEPVYGSQDHMLGEFLGTEDLYDCMN; this comes from the coding sequence ATGACCTGTGTGGAGAAGCGTCAACACGTGAGCCACCGGAGCACCATGCTCCACCACCGCTTCCCCAACGGCTTCACTGAGATCTTCATGGACGAGACGGACCGAGAGGTCAGCACTCTCACCGACCGCGCCTTCCGGAGCCTGTGCATCGGAGACGAGGCCGCCTACAACGATGAGTTCTCATACGGATACCCTTTCAGCTGTCACAAGCCCCTAGTGGAGGAGCCCCTGAAAAGGACTAAAGACACTGGTAAAAAGCACCAAATCAATGGTACCATTGGCACTCAACTCTGGAAGCAGCAGAAGAGCATGTCTAGTTTGACCCTCCTCAAGGCATTCAGTGCTACAGAGGAGAAATGTGAGGGCATGCTGATTAAAAACTGGGATTTTAAGGACACTAACGGAGACTCTTGGGATAAGTCGGCCCTCCTCAGCATCGAAAGGGAACTATCGGAATTCTCCTCAGATTATAACAACCTCATAGCCAAGAAATCAGGCAAGGATGCAAAGTTCTCTAAGACAAAAAACTGCATATCCAACTTCAAGCTGCGGAAACTGCACATCAAAAACTGTTTTCTCCACAGCGAGTTCAGCCCATTCCAATCGTGGAGGGATTTTAACCACTCTCCGTTCGGCCAGGAAGACATCACCTCCATTCCCCATGTGGTGGACAACCTCCCTAAGTGGTATGACTCCCCTTTATACAAAGAGCTGACTGAGGCACATAGAATAGAGACTTTGCGTGCAGAGGAGACGGAGCAGCAGTGGCAGAAACCAGTtgaaccccctcctcctcctcgtcctccaccCAAGGTTCTACCAAAACCCTCTGCCCCTGAGAAGAGGTGTGCATCAGACACCTCTTCCCAGGGTGAAACCAGCACCCCCTGGAGAAGAAACAGAGTGAGAGTCAAGAGTGCTGTGCCTGTCAACCAACCAGGACTACTTTGCACTCCCACTGAAACCCCCAAACTGGTGGAGGAGAGTAACATACCTTATAAAAAGAAAGTAAAGTCGATAAAGGTGAAAGAAGTGGAGGAGCCGTGCTCTTTGACCTCTACTCCATTCAGCATTTCTCAGCTGATGACACCCATAATACCATCCAGACAGGCCACAGACACCTCAGAGATCCTGTCAGcggtgctctctccctctctccttgatCTCACCCGCCTAGACTTAGAGCATGTGTCGCCAGTCAAATCAAGGTCGACCCCAGAGGTCATCAAACGAGAGAGCTACAAATCCATCGCGTCCAGTTTGTTGTTCAACCTCAAGGATAACAGGAAGAGGGTCAAGAGCAGGTACAGCCCGCCAAAGTTCAAAACCGAACAGGCGGATCGGCGTACTCTGTCTCCAAAGCTGCTGGAACAGAGACTACTCAAATATGCACAAGCTCCTTCTGACGTTACAGCTTCTGGCTTCAGTACACCTGCCATTCTAGCCTCTGGCTTCAGTACACCTGCCATTCTATTAGATGGactgcctatctgtagccctgatGTTTCGGAATCTAGCAATGCTGGTCTTAGGAAATATCTAGATTCTGATATATCAGACGATTACTTGATATCCAACTTATTGCAAACCAAAAGAGAGGCTGCGGCTAGCAGGAGCCCCGGGTCTCCCTTTTCACACCCAAAGGTGAACAAGAGCCCTCGGACTAAGAAGCAAATGTACCCAACTCTGAACTTGTACAATAGTCTTGTAGAGCCAGAGATGAAACACTTCACACCGTCAATGAATAAGGATACTTTGTCCATTACCACACCAAACAAAGGGCTTTCTCCGAATATGTCGGACAACACAAAAGACCATCCTATTACACAAAAGGATAGGATTTCTCTGAATATATCAGAAAAGCCAGTGAAAGAGATGTCGGTGCTAAAGGAGAAAGGTGTCGGTGACCAGCCTGTACATACAAGAACGAATAGGGAAGCATTACCTACAACACAAAACAAAGTGTTATCCCCAAATAGAACAGACAATGCGAAACAGCCAACAAAAGACACAGTGGAATTCAAGGAAAAACATCATGATGAACAGACTGCAAGTACAAGAGAAGCCATCACAGCAACTAGGGACACATTGATAACAGCTCAAAATGAACTGCTGCCCTCAAATAGAACGTACAACACCAACAGGTCAACAAAGGACATGATAGAGTTAAATGTCAAAGACAGTGTTGAAGAGGTTATGAGAGCCGGTATGGAAGCAATATTTACCACCCGAAACAAACTATTCTCTCCCAATAGAGCAGAAGCTGTTGAAGCGTTAACCAATAAGACCAACATTGTCAAAACAGAGGACCCTCAAGTGAAAGATGAAAAGGGAATTGTAGTAGAGGATAGAcatttgttttattcattttCAGTGCCAAGGCCAAGCTACAGACAGATAGAGCCACAGGCAACAGGTGACATTTATCCAATGGAAAACATCCTCGCCAACGGATTAATAGAAAGttcagaaaaagagaaagaacgTATGGTGGTAGAAAAAGAGAAGGAGCCTGTTAAAGAGCAAGGCAGGTTTAAGCATATATTTTCAGCGAGACAGAACAACTATATTAAAAGCCAAAGATATGCACTGATGGAGAATGGtgaggaagagcaggaggaggaagatttAGAACCTAAAATGGAGGTGAATAACAAGAAAGACATGGATAAGGAAGTACAGGATGCAGAGAGGTCAGTGCACAAAGAAATGAAAGATAGTGAAAATATAATAAGCGACTTACATGCACTTAAAGAGCTGGAGAAGGCCAGATTGGGTGGACGCCATAGCAAGGACGGTGAGAATTTGAAGCCCAAGCCAATGATAGATGGGGAGGCAAAAGCGAAAAACGATTTAATTTCAAGGGAGCTTAGGAACATTAAAAGGGGTATTCTTTCTATGCGAGGAAACACGTTCGCTAAAAAAGAGGCATTTGCGAATAAAGAGAAGGAGCAAGCTAGGCGTGATGTATTCTCAAAGATAGACAACAATGTGGTTGTAAACAAATCTTTGATCAATGACAATTACGACAAGGCTAAAATGGCACTCGAGGAAATCATATCGGATAGAGCAGAGAAACGTAAAAATCAAGTATTTAGTAATAAAGAATGTGAAAACAATAGAGTCCCTGATGAGAACCCTGATGATAGTTATAATGTTAGAGTCCAAAAGAGTACACCAGCTAGACAGGATTATATCAGGAAAGCAACAGAGGGGAAACAAAACGAGGTCAGAGGGAGGCTAGGGGATCTGAAGGATCATCATCAGATACAAGGAATTCTTTCCCAGACCGAGACAAAACTTGGCGAAAATCACAGATTCGGTGCCacaatctacactgaacaaaataaacTGGCAACAAGATATATCAGGGAGGAGCAAGTGCAAGGAAACACAATCAATAATGTCagtgacaaacaaaaacacaatatTAGATCCAGCAAATACCCAGCAGAGGAGAGTGATAGAACCGTAGCTAAACAGCTATCAGTTGAAACAAGATATGACACCTCTAGAAACGATGAGGTCGTCACAGAGGAGAGTCAACCGGACGCACCAGTTATCAAACCAAAGGTACCACCGAGGAGCAAGAAAGGGAGCATTAAAAAAGAGGACAGCTCAGAGAAGGGGAAAGAATGTGCAAATGTAATGGACATAATTGAGGAGGGCACAAAGAACAAGGACTTTTCAATTAGGGATAGTAAAAATGATAACATTCtacgaaaagagaacacacacgcAAGGGGCAAGGTCTCAAGTAAGGAGGCCCTCGATGCAAAGATACAAGCTGATCAACAAACAGATGCACTTGAAACGGAGAAGACAGCTGAGCAAGAGAAGCGTTTTGTACAAAATAAACACCACGTTGGTCTGCCAGGAGGAGAGTACTCAAAATATCCACATGAGGCAAATACCTGTTTTTCCCCCAGTGAGGAGAAGGAAAAAGAAATGAAGGCTCTATTAAATGAAAGGCAAACTAACACACTTCCTCGGAAGAAACTCAAAGCAGAGAAAATACAACACAATAGTGAACAACAGGAACAACTGTGTGTGAGAAGGAAGGCCCCTTTAAAACCAGACAAGGATCATTCAAAACCTTCAAACCAAGTAAACACCAGTACTGAGGATGAATCAATTATGAAAAAAGATAGCATGAAAAAAATTCAAGCGACTGAAGAGTCGGACAAATCAGTTAGGGTTTGTGAAGATATTGTACATGTTGATGAAGTACTTGACCAAGATATTAGAGAAACATTAGTGTCCCCGTTGTCAAATGGCAGTAGTATAAATCCAAGTCAACAGAATCAAACCAGTATGTCCCCGAAGTCATCATATTTCTTTGTCGAAAATACATTGCAAAGAAACCTTGAAACTGACTCAAACATCTATCATTCTTTGGAGAATTTGATTGTAAAGTTTGAGGAGGTTGAGGAAGGAGTAAAGGATGGTCCAGAACGTGTGAGAGGGGAtttggagaggaggacagaagtgGGGTATTACTCTGTAAGTGATCATGAAAATGAGGACGTTGAAGACAAGCCAGTAGTCCGTCCCAGGCGAGACAGAGAAACATCCCTGAAGGAGGAAAATGGGCCGAGAGCCAGAGAGATGGACAAAAGAGGATGGTTCCAGAGCCCGATGGACAACACAAACAATCAAACGCCAACATCTCAGTCCAACGTCTCTTCGCCCGTTCTGGGGAAACCGGCTCTATTCAAAGTGAAAGACAACATATTAAATTATCATGTCTCGCCTGTAACCAAGACAGTGAAACCGGTTCTGGACAAGACAAACCATGACCCATCGCAGCGTGCACCCTGGTCACCCAGGGAGAGCTTGAGTGGCTCTGAGAAAAGCGAGGAAGAGCATCTTGATCATCCAAAAACATCCATTGAAGTGCAGTCACCCGATAATGCCGTCACCACACCAGACAAACACTTCAAACCCAAAGAGACGGCATCTCCCCACTCTTCACACTCACTGCTGTCTCCCTCAAAACTAACCCCCGAGCACAATCGGAAAGGCCAACGTGCGCCGTGGTCACCCAGGGAGAGCTTAAGTGGCTCTGAGAGGGGCGAGGAAGACCATCTTGAAATCCCTGAACTCCATGCTGCTACCATCACAACAGACAAACACCTCACACCAAGAGAGACTGCATCTCACCACTCACCACTCACCCCACTGTCTCCCTCAAAACTGACCCCCGAAAACAGCCAAAGAGGCCAACAATACGGGTCTTTCCTCACAGTCACACAGGAATATAACAAACATTCAAGGCTAAGCCCATCATCAGAAGAAAGGACAAGCACAATGGATACAGCTGATGACACCCCAGAGGTTTACAAGGTGCCCAGCGAGAGGTCTGGTTCTGTCTGCCGCGCCAACGACACCCAAGGCCCCGGCAGACCCCCCGTGGTACCTCCCAAGTCCGAGAAGGCCCTCTTCAAAGCCATGAAGCTGACCACCAGGAGGATCCAAAAGGAAGAGAAGGAAAGTCAACCGCAAAAGAGcagtactaagagctgtagtagtaGAAGTGACAAAAACAAGAGGGATAAATCATCGGAGCAGaaaagtagtagtagtgatagtagtgagaAGCATCGTACTAGAGGGAAGCAACatcaggagaggacagaacacagcAGCCGTAGCAGCGAGAAGCACAGCCGTGGGGAATCAGAGCATCAAGGCCGTAGTCGTGAAAAGCACAGGCACAATGAATCAGAGAGCCAGGCCCGTAACAGTGAGAAGCACCACGATGGTGTACCCGAACATCAGAGCCATAGCAGTGAGAAGTCCAGGCAAGAAAGAACAGAGCCCAGCAGTCGTGGTAGTGAGGAACACAGGCATGGGGAATCGACGCGTCAAGAATGCAGCAGTGACAATCAGAGACATGGAGGATCCGAGCGTCAAAGCCGTAACCGTGACAAACAACGCTGTGGCGAATCAGAGTGCCATAGGAGTGAGAAACACAGCCGCGACAAGCCAGAACAGAGATTCCGTAGCAGTGACAGAGCTGTCAGTGAGCAAAAAAGTCCAAACGGTGAGAGATCCATGACTGGGAGACAACAGCGCCTTAGAGCTCAGAGTATGGACAGACACATTGGTAATAAAGCAGAAGAGAGAATTCGTAGCAGTGAGACATCTCCTAGGGAAAGACCGGAGCCGAGGAGTCAGCGTATTGAGAAGTCCATTAGGGATGAGCTGTCTCAGAGGGGCCGAGCCCGCGAGAGATCCAACAGAGAGAAACTAGAACACAGAAACCACAGTGTTGATTCCTATGCCAGTGACGTTATAGACTTGACATCACCTCACCCTAATCTATCCCGCCAGTCAAGTTACACCAGCCAGTTCTCCCGTCAATCCAGCATCGAGCACCGTTATGCCTCCTTCCCAATGACCCAACGGAAGTTATTGCAGGACCCAGACTCTGGGCAGTACTTCGTAGTCGACATGCCTGTCCAGGTCAAGACGAAGACCTTCTTTGATCCAGAAACTGGGAATTACGTGCAGCTACCTATTCAACCTCCAGAAGGCGCCACCATGGAGGTGATGAACGCACCAATGGTGCTCTACCAAGGTTCCTTTGTCCCAGTGCCTGTCTCATCCATCCCATCACAGAAGTCCACTGTCCACCCCTCACAGCTGGACCAGGAAGACTTTGAAGGGATGCGGGAAAGGCAGAGATATAAACACAACGGCGAAGGCCACCACTACCTAGAGCCAGTGTATGGCTCACAAGACCACATGCTAGGGGAGTTCTTAGGCACTGAGGACCTTTATGACTGTATGAACTGA